A region of the Deltaproteobacteria bacterium genome:
TAAAGCCCGGAGATACAGTTCTGCTTGCCTACGGCCCTGGCTTTGATTTCTTTTTAGCTTTTTGGGGGTGCTTAATAAGCGGGATTGTAGCCGCACCCGTAACGCCGCCTATTTCGAGTAAAGATGTGGGAAAATTCCTTCACCTCAACAAGCACTGTGAAGCTAAACTAATTCTTACCGATAAGCGCTTCGCAAGACTCCTTAAAGCAAAAGCCTA
Encoded here:
- a CDS encoding acyl--CoA ligase, with amino-acid sequence MKQDQTPSTLLERYRHTLANHPNRTAFIWVDRNANETLSYTYEELDLASRAVAQLIMAEGVKPGDTVLLAYGPGFDFFLAFWGCLISGIVAAPVTPPISSKDVGKFLHLNKHCEAKLILTDKRFARLLKAKA